A genome region from Ligilactobacillus cholophilus includes the following:
- a CDS encoding DUF956 family protein, protein MVQSLNSKADVVEKAVYHHGLSTYGKLMVGDKAFEFYGDNVNHYLQIPWNKVSKIIASLYFKGKCIPRYAVQTVDGKMYIFSSKEPKKVLRACRNHIGASNIVRSLTFFQVLKRNIKRAIKANK, encoded by the coding sequence ATGGTTCAATCATTAAATTCAAAGGCTGATGTTGTTGAAAAGGCAGTTTACCATCATGGTTTAAGTACATATGGGAAATTAATGGTAGGTGATAAAGCTTTCGAGTTTTATGGCGATAACGTTAATCATTATTTGCAGATCCCATGGAATAAGGTAAGTAAAATTATTGCATCACTTTATTTCAAAGGAAAGTGTATTCCGCGATATGCAGTACAAACAGTAGACGGTAAAATGTATATTTTTTCTTCTAAAGAACCAAAGAAAGTATTACGTGCATGTCGAAATCATATTGGTGCAAGTAATATTGTCCGCTCTTTAACGTTTTTTCAAGTACTTAAACGTAATATTAAACGTGCGATAAAAGCTAATAAGTAA
- a CDS encoding PTS system mannose/fructose/sorbose family transporter subunit IID yields MTKEDRIKLDKKTRFKVAARSQFLQGSWNYERMQNGGFAFSMIPAIKKLYKTKEDRQAALKRHMEFFNTTPFMASPIFGVTLALEEERANGGAVDDEAINGVKVGMMGPLAGVGDPVFWFTVRPILGALCASLAMSGNILGPIMFFVVWNLFRWGFMWYTQEFGYKAGSAITDDLSGTMMQDVTRGASMLGMFVLGSLIERWVKIDFKPIVSKVKLQKDAYIDWSSLPSGHKGIQKALELYNNGNGQALSSVKVTTMQNVLDQLIPGLAGLLLTFLCMWLLKKKVSPIWIIIGIFAAGILGHLIGLL; encoded by the coding sequence ATGACTAAAGAAGATAGAATCAAACTTGATAAGAAGACACGGTTTAAAGTTGCAGCTCGTTCACAATTTTTACAAGGTTCATGGAACTATGAACGAATGCAAAATGGTGGTTTTGCTTTTTCAATGATTCCAGCCATTAAAAAGCTTTATAAAACGAAAGAAGACCGTCAAGCTGCATTAAAACGTCATATGGAGTTCTTTAATACAACACCATTTATGGCATCGCCAATTTTTGGTGTTACATTAGCCTTAGAAGAAGAACGTGCGAATGGTGGTGCGGTAGATGATGAAGCTATTAATGGTGTTAAGGTAGGTATGATGGGACCTTTAGCTGGTGTTGGTGATCCAGTATTTTGGTTTACAGTTCGTCCTATTTTAGGTGCTTTATGTGCTTCATTAGCAATGAGTGGGAACATTTTAGGGCCTATTATGTTCTTTGTAGTTTGGAATTTATTCCGTTGGGGATTCATGTGGTACACTCAAGAATTTGGGTACAAAGCTGGATCTGCAATTACAGATGACTTATCAGGAACAATGATGCAAGATGTAACTCGTGGTGCATCAATGTTAGGTATGTTTGTTTTGGGATCATTAATTGAACGTTGGGTCAAGATTGATTTCAAACCAATTGTTTCAAAAGTTAAATTGCAAAAAGATGCTTATATTGATTGGAGTTCATTACCAAGTGGTCATAAAGGAATTCAAAAAGCATTGGAATTATATAACAATGGGAATGGGCAAGCATTATCATCTGTTAAAGTTACAACAATGCAAAATGTATTAGATCAATTGATTCCAGGTTTAGCAGGATTACTTTTAACATTCCTTTGCATGTGGTTACTAAAGAAGAAAGTATCTCCAATTTGGATAATTATTGGAATCTTTGCTGCAGGTATTTTAGGACACTTAATCGGACTATTATAG
- a CDS encoding PTS mannose/fructose/sorbose transporter subunit IIC, with amino-acid sequence MSIIQAILVVIIAFFAGMDGILDEFEFYQPLVTCTLIGLVTGNLTAGIILGGTLQMIVLGWANIGAAVAPDIAFASTASAIVLAMGNLGVKGVMTAVAMAVPFAVAGLVLNMIVRTICVGISHAMDKAAEEVSFKKMNMWQIIAIVLQGLRVAIPCGLLLVIPTHTVQSMLNAIPEWLSNGMTIGGGMVVAVGYAMVINMMATKETWPFFIIGFVIAALTNLTLLAIGALAVAITLMYLNLDKKNGNGGGGSSDSNTGDPLGDILDDY; translated from the coding sequence ATGTCTATTATTCAAGCGATCTTGGTAGTTATAATTGCCTTCTTTGCAGGTATGGATGGCATTTTAGATGAATTTGAATTTTATCAACCATTAGTAACATGTACGTTGATTGGTTTAGTAACAGGAAATTTAACAGCAGGAATTATTCTTGGTGGTACTTTACAAATGATTGTATTAGGTTGGGCTAATATTGGAGCTGCGGTAGCACCAGATATTGCCTTTGCATCAACTGCATCTGCAATTGTATTAGCAATGGGAAATCTAGGTGTAAAAGGAGTTATGACAGCGGTAGCAATGGCTGTACCTTTTGCTGTTGCTGGTTTAGTTCTAAATATGATTGTGCGGACTATCTGTGTTGGTATCAGTCATGCTATGGATAAGGCTGCTGAAGAAGTTAGCTTTAAGAAAATGAACATGTGGCAAATCATTGCGATTGTTTTACAAGGTTTACGTGTAGCAATTCCATGTGGCTTGTTATTAGTTATTCCAACACATACAGTTCAAAGTATGTTAAATGCTATTCCAGAATGGTTGTCAAATGGTATGACAATTGGTGGTGGAATGGTTGTTGCTGTAGGTTATGCAATGGTTATTAACATGATGGCAACAAAAGAAACATGGCCATTCTTCATTATTGGTTTTGTAATTGCTGCATTAACTAACTTAACATTATTAGCTATTGGTGCATTAGCAGTTGCAATTACATTAATGTACTTAAATCTTGATAAGAAAAATGGTAATGGTGGCGGCGGTTCATCAGATAGTAATACCGGTGATCCACTTGGCGATATATTAGATGATTACTAA
- a CDS encoding PTS sugar transporter subunit IIB yields the protein MVGIILASHGGFAEGIYQSGEMIFGKQDNVKACILKPNEGPDDIRKKMEDAVASFDDPEQVLFLIDLWSGTPFNQASNLFEEHKDTWAIVTGMNLPMLIEAYGARLQDGITAREIAKQIINAGKDGIKVLPESLQPQKAAKTEEKGSQPTGAIPEGTVLGDGHIKYGLARIDSRLLHGQVATAWTKSVRPDRIIVVSDNVAKDKLRKSMIIQAAPPGVKANVVPIKKMIQVAKDPRFGATKALVLFETPEDALKAIEGGVDIKTLNIGSMAHSEGKVAVNKVLSLNEEDVKTYDKLHEMGIKFDVRKVPNDTPEDMMELVNKARKELAEKKNS from the coding sequence ATGGTAGGAATTATTCTCGCTAGTCATGGTGGCTTTGCTGAAGGAATTTACCAATCAGGGGAAATGATTTTCGGTAAACAAGATAATGTTAAAGCTTGTATTTTAAAACCTAATGAAGGCCCAGATGACATTCGCAAGAAAATGGAAGATGCGGTAGCATCTTTTGATGATCCAGAACAAGTGTTATTTCTGATTGATTTATGGAGTGGTACTCCATTTAATCAAGCAAGTAATTTATTTGAAGAACATAAGGATACATGGGCAATTGTTACTGGAATGAATTTACCAATGTTAATTGAAGCATATGGTGCAAGGCTACAAGATGGAATTACTGCACGTGAGATAGCTAAGCAGATAATTAATGCTGGTAAAGATGGAATAAAGGTGCTTCCAGAAAGTTTGCAACCTCAAAAAGCAGCTAAAACTGAGGAAAAGGGTTCACAACCAACAGGAGCTATTCCAGAGGGAACAGTTTTAGGTGATGGACACATTAAATATGGATTAGCTCGGATTGATAGTCGTTTATTACATGGTCAAGTTGCCACGGCATGGACAAAATCAGTCAGACCTGATCGTATTATCGTTGTATCTGATAATGTAGCAAAAGATAAGTTACGTAAAAGCATGATTATTCAGGCAGCGCCTCCTGGAGTTAAAGCTAATGTTGTGCCTATTAAAAAAATGATTCAAGTTGCTAAAGATCCAAGATTTGGAGCAACAAAAGCATTGGTTTTATTTGAAACTCCAGAAGATGCATTAAAGGCAATTGAAGGTGGCGTTGATATTAAAACGTTAAATATTGGATCAATGGCCCATTCAGAAGGAAAAGTTGCTGTAAATAAGGTGCTTTCGTTAAACGAAGAAGATGTAAAAACATATGACAAGTTACATGAAATGGGAATTAAATTTGATGTACGTAAAGTTCCAAATGATACACCTGAAGATATGATGGAACTTGTCAATAAAGCACGCAAAGAGCTAGCTGAAAAGAAGAATAGTTAG
- a CDS encoding PTS system mannose/fructose/N-acetylgalactosamine-transporter subunit IIB, with protein MLQVQLLRIDSRLLHGQVATNWVRILKIDRIIVVSDQVATDAIRKTLIKQASPPGLKTNIVPVERLIRVNHDSRFDGMKVLILVENPQDALRLVLGGINVNKINIGSLSFTSSKQMVSDAVSVSKQDIEVFTQIHNQGIDLEVQKVSSNPKKDFWKILKDKHLVSDD; from the coding sequence CAAGTAGCAACTAATTGGGTACGAATTTTAAAAATAGACCGAATAATTGTTGTTTCAGATCAAGTGGCAACGGATGCAATTCGTAAAACTTTGATTAAACAAGCCTCACCACCTGGATTGAAAACCAATATTGTTCCTGTTGAAAGATTAATAAGGGTCAATCATGATAGCCGCTTTGACGGCATGAAAGTATTGATCTTGGTTGAAAATCCACAAGATGCTTTAAGACTAGTTTTAGGAGGAATCAATGTAAATAAAATAAACATTGGTTCATTAAGTTTTACTAGTTCAAAGCAGATGGTGAGTGATGCAGTTTCTGTTAGTAAGCAAGATATAGAAGTGTTTACTCAGATACATAATCAAGGGATAGACTTAGAAGTTCAAAAGGTTTCAAGCAATCCTAAAAAAGATTTTTGGAAGATTTTGAAAGATAAACATCTAGTTTCAGATGATTAG